In Pseudophryne corroboree isolate aPseCor3 chromosome 3, aPseCor3.hap2, whole genome shotgun sequence, a genomic segment contains:
- the LOC135056709 gene encoding putative nuclease HARBI1 translates to MPDDVVVRRYRLPPHLILDTLSIIESDLESEIRYPTAIPPLTQFLAVLHFLATGSFQHVVGDLVGMSQGQFSKVLRRVCQAFLKRVKQFIAMPLDVGALDVVKRQFAEGGSRFPHVIGVVDGTHVAIQPPKHNEEIYRNRKLFHSLNVMVVCGPSLQILSLNAKFTGSSHDAYVIRQSGIWQRLRSSQRPDMWLLGDRGYPCTPWLMTPYRNPRPGPQMAFNSALTATRQLVERTIGVLKGRFRVLHRTGGDIMYSPEMASKIVVLCAILHNIAVRSSVELPQAEELPDEEPGVVPRFGGGSVTRRGSQVRARIVAEYFS, encoded by the exons atgccagatgatgtggtggtgcgtagataccggctgccaccacatctaatcctagacactctctccataatagagagtgatctggagtctgaaattcggtatcctacagcaataccaccattgacacaattccttgcagtgttacattttttggccacaggatcattccagcatgtggttggagacctggttggcatgtcgcagggccagttcagtaaggtcctgcgacgtgtctgccaggctttcctcaagcgtgttaagcaatttattgctatgcctttggatgttggtgccctagatgtggtgaagcggcaatttgcggaaggtggtagtcgcttcccacatgttattggggttgtggatggcacacatgtagctattcagccaccaaaacataatgaagaaatttatagaaacaggaaactgtttcattctctgaatgtaatggttgtttgtgggccatccctccagatcctttccctgaacgcaaagtttactggaagttcccatgatgcgtatgtcattagacaatcagggatatggcagagattaagatcaagtcaacgaccagacatgtggttattgg gagaccgtggatatccttgcaccccctggctcatgactccttaccgtaatcccaggccaggaccacagatggcatttaactccgcgcttactgccactaggcagctggtggagcgcacaattggtgtcctgaaagggcggtttcgtgtgctccaccgcactggtggcgacatcatgtattcgccggagatggcaagtaaaatagtggtcctgtgcgcaatactccataatatcgcggtaaggagtagtgtagagcttcctcaggcagaggaattgcctgatgaggagccaggggttgtgccacgcttcggtggggggagtgtgacacggagggggagccaagtgagggcaagaattgtagcagaatatttcag ctga